The Acidobacteriota bacterium genome contains the following window.
ACAAGCTACAACGTAGTCGGCGAGATCTGGGGTTCGGACAAAAAGGACGAAGTCATCATGCTCGGCGGCCACCTCGATTCGTGGCACTCGGCAACCGGTGCGACCGACAACGCGGTCGGCTGCGCAACGATGATGGAAGCCGCACGCATTCTGAAAGCCATCGGCGTCAAACCTCGCCGCACGATCCGCGTCGCCTGCTGGGGCGGTGAAGAACAGGGACTGCTCGGCTCGGCCGCGTACGTCAAACGCCACTTCGGCACGTTTGAAAATCCGACGCCCGAATACGCCAAGTTCGGCGGTTATTTCAACATCGACAGCGGAACCGGTAAGGCTCGGGCACTTAATGTTTTCGGCCCGGCCGAAACAGCGACTGTCCTGCGCGATGCTCTGGCACCGTTCCCCGATCTCGGCTTCGCCGGCGTCAACACGACCAAGAGCCGTGCGACCGGTGGAACAGACAGCACGTCGTTCAATTTTGCGGGCTTACCCGGAATCGGTACTCAGCAGGACCCGATCGAGTACTTTGCGGGCACATGGCACACGAATATCGATACCTACGAACGCATAATCGAGGCCGATGTGAAAGCATCGTCGATCATCTTCGCAGCGGCTGTTTATACGCTTGCGATGCGTGACGGCCTGCTGCCGAGATTCTCGGCCGCCGAAATGCCGCCGCCGCCAACCCCGGCTCCGACACCAACGCCCGCGGCATCGCCGAGGCCGTAACCCTTGACCGCAAGTGCAGCGTGCCTGGCTGATCCCAGGACAGGCACGCTGCACTTTGCAAAACAATTAATTCGGCTGTATTTTTGCCGTGTTTTCTAATTGTAAAAATGAAGTACAAGATCGCCACAACAGTTGAACCCGACTTTGTCCGTGTCACTGCAACCGGCGAATATGCGTTCGAAGACCTGCCCGGATTTATCTCTGAACTCAGAAACATCGCCCTCGCCAACGCTCAAAGCAAACTCCTCATCGACTGCCGCCAGCTCGACATCGACATGACCGAAGCCGAACGCTTCGCCGGCGGCCAGCGTGTCGCCGAGATCTTTCGCTCAAAGATCAAAGCCGCCCTCGTCATGCCCCCCGGACAAGTCACCAAACTAGGCGAACTAGCCGCCGTCAACCGAGGCGCCCGATTCCTCGTCACCACCTCAGAATCTGAGGCCCTCAAATGGCTCGCCGGCTGACTCCGCGCCACCAGATATTTTCACTGGATTCCGATCTTATCCCCATCTCGCTGCCCATTGAGAAAGATCCGACGGCGAACGGCAAATGAGCTGCTTCAGCAGCGACGCGCCAGGAAATTTGCCGGTTCAGAGGCCAAAAACACCTTTGACCAATCAAGAAAATAACTCTACCAATCTCGCACTTTTCATGTACCAATGTGCCCAAAGTACTCTACCAATCCCAATAAACACGGGCACCTCGCGGTGATGGGCGGGAAATTGGCGTTATTTGGAAAATTTCGATTTGTGACACGAAAAATTTCGCCGGATCCGGCGCCCGAAAAGGCGCCCTTTCGGGCGCTCGTGGCTGACCGATCTTGGATCAGGGAAGCCGGATCTTCTTTTTCCGGAATTTGTAAAAACCAGCCCCTAATCGCTCTTTACTAGAAACATAAATTGACGGTAAAAAATATTCCTGATCGATGCGATTCGCTATTGCTTTTACGGCTTGGTTTTGCGTAAATATAGTTAATCCAATAAGTTCAAAAAATCAGAGCCGTTTTCTGCGAAGAGATTTTCCCTTTAAATATGCAAGAATTTACAGACCAGATGCCTTCGGACATTGAGCGTTTTCCGATGGTTCCTATTCGAGATGTAGTCATTTTTCCGTACACAAAAGTCGCCTTCAAGATCGGCCGGCCCTCGTCCGTAATGGCGTTAGAGCAAGCAATGACGGGCGAACGGCAGATCTTCCTGGCTACCCAGCACGACGCCACGGTCGACGAACCGGCCGCCGATCAGATCTATCAGGTCGGAACTCTGGGCCGCATCCTCCAGGCCCAACGTCAGGACAACGGTCAGATCAAAGTTGTCGTGGAAGGCCGTGAAAGAGGGCGTTCGGTGCGTGTCGAGCAGGGCTCGGACGGAATGTTCTACGCCCACGTCCGCCGCATCGGAGCGACCGACGAATCGGGCTATCGGACCGATGGTCTGCTTCAGAAGATTCACTCGCTGGTCGAGCAATTCCTGAGGGTCTCGCCGGATGCTTATACCGATGCTCTTCATGCCAGTTTGAGGGGCGTTTCGGCGGCGCAGATCGCGGATTCGATGTCGTCGCATTTGCGGATCGGGGTCAATGAAAAGCAGGAGTTGCTCGAGACCGTTTCGGTCGCCGAACGCCTGCAAAAGCTGGTCGAAGTGCTCGAAGCCGAGATCGAAAAACGCCAGCTCGACCGCAACATCCATTCCCGTACCAAGAAACAGATGGACAAGCATCAGCGGGAATATTATCTCAACGAACAGATCAAAGCCATCCACAAAGAACTGGGCCGAAAAGACGATAAAGCCGAGCTGGAAGAGTTAAAGAAAAGATAGTTGAAGCCGGTATGACCGAGGAGGCAACCGACAAGGCAATGCAGGAATTCGGCCGCCTCGAATCGATGCCGCCGATGTCCGCCGAGGGAACGGTCGCGAGGACTTATTTGGACTGGCTCATCAACGTGCCGTGGCAGCAGCGTTCCGAGGAGATCGAGGAGCTAAGTGAAGCAGAAAAGACGCTTAACGAAGACCATTACGGGCTTGAAAAGATCAAGGAACGGATCCTGGAATTCCTCGCAGTTCGTCAGCTTGTAAAGAATCCGAAAGGGACGATCCTATGCTTCGTCGGGCCTCCGGGAGTCGGTAAAACCTCGCTTGGAAAATCGATAGCCAACGCGACGGGCCGGAAATTTGTGCGACTGGCACTGGGCGGAGTTCATGACGAGGCCGAGATCCGCGGGCATCGGCGCACGTATATCGGCTCAATGCCGGGGCAGATCGTCCAGTTAATGAAACGTGCAGGAACCACGAACCCTGTTATCCTTCTTGACGAGGTCGACAAGCTCGGACGCGATTATCGCGGCGACCCGAGCGCAGCGTTGCTCGAGGTCTTGGATCCGGAGCAGAACAGCACGTTCCGCGACCATTATCTTGACGTTGACTATGACCTTTCGCACGTATTTTTTATCGCTACGGCCAATGTTTTGCACACGATTCCACCTGCTTTGCAGGACAGGCTTGAGATTTTGAATCTTTCCGGCTACACCGAGCGTGAAAAGCTTGAAATAGCGAAGCAGCATCTGATCGACAAGCAATGTGAGAACAGCGGAATCGATGCGGAACGGGTTGTGTTTACAGACGATGGGATCATTGAAACCATCAGGCATTACACCCGCGAAGCCGGGGTCCGAAACCTTGAGCGCGAGATCGGCTCGTGCCTTAGGAAGATCGCCCGGAAGTTTGTCGGTTCAGATGACAAAGAAAATTTCCGGGTTGTAGTCAATGCTGAAATGGTACAGCAACTTCTCGGTGTTATCCGGTATCGCAAGCAGGATATTGCTCGCAAGAGCGAGATCGGGTTGGTGAATGGACTGGCGTGGACAGAGGTTGGCGGCGATGTTTTACAGATCGAGGCGACGCTTGTTAAGGGAAAAGGTGACGTTACTTTGACAGGGAAACTCGGTGAAGTAATGCAGGAATCGGCAAAAGCTGCATTGACGTGCATTCGAACGCGGGCGGACGAATTGGGAATCGATTCCGCAATATTTCGCGAGAAAGATCTGCACATTCACGTTCCCGAAGGTGCGATACCAAAGGATGGGCCGAGCGCAGGTATCACGATCGCAACTGCAATGGTTTCGGTAATGACAGGGAAGGCGGCTCGCCACGATGTTGCAATGACCGGCGAAATTACGCTTCGCGGCAAGGTATTACCGATTGGGGGCGTTAAAGAAAAGCTGCTCGCGGCACATCGATTTGGGTTGAAAACTATTATCCTTTCAAAGGAAAACGAGAAAGACCTGGTCGATATCCCTGACGAAGTACGTGATGATCTGACGATCCACGCGGTAGAGTATATAGACGAAGTTTTGGGTCTTGCTCTCGAAGATGGCGGTCGCGAAATAAAGCTCGAGACGCCGGTCGTATGGAGTTCTGATTCCGCGGCTACGGAGATATCCGCGACCGTTGAATAGATTGGATCCCCGGGAAACTCGATGAAGATCACATCTGCCGATTTTGTTAAGAGCGCGTTTGAAAAGCGCCATTGGATCATTGACGGCAGACGGGAGATCGCCTTCTTGGGGCGTTCGAATGTGGGAAAATCGTCCCTGATTAACTCGTTGCTTTTGCGCAAAGGCCTGGCTCGTACTTCAAATACGCCGGGGCGGACACAGAGCATTAACTTCTTTCTGATAAACGACAGCTTCTATTTTGCTGACCTGCCGGGCTACGGCTACGCGAAGGTCTCAAAAACAATGCGTGCGGACTGGGGGAAAATGGCTGAAGAGTACCTGGGTGAACGGGAAGAATTAGCACTGTGTATCCAACTTGTGGATTCAAGGCACAAGCCATCAGATCTGGATATTCAACTTAACGAATGGCTTGAGTTCAATGGTAAGCCGCATCTAATTGTCGCGACAAAGTCGGACAAGACATCGGCGAACGAGCTTAGAAAATCGTTGAAAGAAGCGGAAAAGGTCCTGCCGGGTGCCAAGATATTGAGTTATTCGGCCCAAACGGGGCGCGGACGCGACCAGGTTTGGGCGGAAATTAACGCGGCGATAAATAATTATTAAACCTCCGGTTGATTTTTAACATCACATATTGTAATAATTATGGTTCCCGGATTCTTTTGAGTTCTCTGAAAGCTTCTTTAGCTTATTTCACTGGCATTACTACATACAATCCGTACGATTTTTTCCGCTTTATCTTTCTGAATAGTCCAAGGGCGTTAACGCGCGAGAAAATTCGTAAAAACCGCAGAATGCTGTCGCAAGGTAAACCGACGTCCAAATTATCTAGACTCTAAAATGGCCACTAAAACCACACAAACCCGTAGACCGAAAGTTGCGAAATCCGCACCTGTTGACGAAAAGGAAATTGCTCCGGTCGAGGAAATCGATGCCGTAAGTTCCGACCCTTCTGAAAAGAAGAAAAAGGGTTCTGACAATAACAACGGAAGTTCCGAAGATACGACCCTGAATATCGGCGACCTCAAAGATATGTCGATCAGCGAACTGACGCACATCGCCAAGGAAATGGGCATAGAAGGTGCGACCGGGCTGAGAAAGCAGGAACTGATCTTCAAGGTTCTGGCGGCCCAGACCGAGAAAAGCGGACTTATTTTTTCGCAAGGCGTATTGGAGACGCTGCCCGATGGATTCGGCTTCCTGCGTGCTCCGGAATACAACTATCTGCCTGGCCCGGACGATATTTATGTCAGTCCGTCCCAGATCCGCAAATTTGACCTACGAACCGGCGACACCGTTTCCGGCCAGATCCGCCCGCCAAAGGAAGGGGAGCGTTATTTCGCTCTCATTAAGGTCGAGGCCATCAATTTCGAGTCGCCCGAGCAGTCGCGAGAGAAGGTTTTCTTTGACAACCTGACGCCGCTCTATCCGGACGAGCAGTTGACGATGGAGATCGAAGGTGATCCTGAACGCATCGCTGCCCGCGTCATGGATCTCGTCACGCCGATCGGTAAAGGCCAGCGTGCTTTGATCGTCGCTCCACCGCGTACCGGTAAGACGATGCTGCTGCAAACTATCGCCAATTCGATCACGATGAACCATCCAGAGGTCACACTGATCGTTTTGCTGATCGACGAGCGTCCTGAGGAAGTTACGGACATGCAGCGCAGCGTTAAGGGTGAGGTCATTTCCTCGACCTTTGACGAACCGCCGACACGCCACGTGCAGGTTGCCGACATGGTCATTGAAAAGGCCAAACGCCTGGTCGAGCACAAACGCGACGTGGTTATACTTTTGGATTCGATCACTCGTCTCGCGCGGGCACACAACGCTGTGGTTCCGCCGTCAGGTAAGATCCTGTCGGGCGGTATTGACTCTAATGCTCTACAGAGGCCGAAGAGGTTCTTT
Protein-coding sequences here:
- a CDS encoding YihA family ribosome biogenesis GTP-binding protein, producing MKITSADFVKSAFEKRHWIIDGRREIAFLGRSNVGKSSLINSLLLRKGLARTSNTPGRTQSINFFLINDSFYFADLPGYGYAKVSKTMRADWGKMAEEYLGEREELALCIQLVDSRHKPSDLDIQLNEWLEFNGKPHLIVATKSDKTSANELRKSLKEAEKVLPGAKILSYSAQTGRGRDQVWAEINAAINNY
- the rho gene encoding transcription termination factor Rho; this encodes MATKTTQTRRPKVAKSAPVDEKEIAPVEEIDAVSSDPSEKKKKGSDNNNGSSEDTTLNIGDLKDMSISELTHIAKEMGIEGATGLRKQELIFKVLAAQTEKSGLIFSQGVLETLPDGFGFLRAPEYNYLPGPDDIYVSPSQIRKFDLRTGDTVSGQIRPPKEGERYFALIKVEAINFESPEQSREKVFFDNLTPLYPDEQLTMEIEGDPERIAARVMDLVTPIGKGQRALIVAPPRTGKTMLLQTIANSITMNHPEVTLIVLLIDERPEEVTDMQRSVKGEVISSTFDEPPTRHVQVADMVIEKAKRLVEHKRDVVILLDSITRLARAHNAVVPPSGKILSGGIDSNALQRPKRFFGAARNIEEGGSLTIIATALIDTGSRMDDVIFEEFKGTGNSEIHLDRKLSDKRLFPAIDLQRSGTRKEELLIDKENLNRIWVMRRVLNPLSPVEQMEVVLERLSKTKTNAEFLASMQT